One Methanolinea sp. DNA window includes the following coding sequences:
- a CDS encoding precorrin-8X methylmutase yields the protein MGEPSSPRGDTRESTYTDIGAIPGEALRISRESRMLARKVIGDRSDEDRVRQRCAIAVGDMEMAGLLRFMHDPVRAGLEALARRAPIVTDIRMVMVGIQKKGHGSRIACALDHAERAEAEGITRARAGILALRGELQGAIVVIGNAPSALLSLCDLVEEGIAPALVIGTPVGFVNAAESKERLRSLPVPSISNVGTRGGTPVAVAAMNEIITIFAERGVERGDGG from the coding sequence ATGGGAGAGCCATCATCACCCCGCGGGGATACCAGAGAAAGTACCTATACTGACATCGGCGCGATACCGGGGGAAGCCCTCCGTATCTCGAGGGAGAGCCGGATGCTCGCCCGGAAGGTCATCGGGGACCGGAGCGACGAGGACCGGGTGCGCCAGAGGTGCGCGATCGCGGTCGGGGACATGGAGATGGCCGGGCTCCTCCGGTTCATGCACGACCCCGTCCGCGCGGGACTCGAAGCGCTCGCCCGCCGTGCACCCATCGTGACAGACATCCGCATGGTCATGGTCGGGATCCAGAAGAAGGGCCACGGGAGCAGGATTGCCTGCGCCCTCGACCACGCGGAGAGGGCTGAAGCGGAGGGAATCACGAGGGCACGGGCAGGGATCCTCGCGCTCCGCGGGGAACTTCAAGGGGCGATCGTCGTCATCGGGAACGCCCCTTCCGCCCTCCTCTCCCTCTGCGACCTCGTCGAGGAGGGCATCGCACCCGCGCTCGTCATCGGGACACCGGTCGGATTCGTGAACGCCGCCGAGTCGAAGGAGAGGCTCCGGTCCCTCCCCGTCCCCTCCATCTCGAACGTCGGGACGAGGGGGGGAACGCCCGTCGCAGTCGCCGCGATGAACGAGATCATCACGATCTTCGCGGAGAGGGGGGTGGAGAGGGGAGATGGGGGGTAG
- the cobJ gene encoding precorrin-3B C(17)-methyltransferase, giving the protein MPSRGEGRGVLYVVGLGPGSPDHMTGRAIAALEEAEYVIGNDSYLALVEPLIRGKTVIRSSMGREVERARQAVALARESVVAVVSGGDPGVYGMAGIVLEVAERSEYPVRVEVIPGVTAATAAASLLGSPLSGDFAVVSLSDLLTPPEVIEERLKCAFSMGVPVVLYNPRSRGRPHNFARAIEIASRYRDPSTPVGIVRNAYREGETVTVTTLGDAMKYEGDIDMHTTVIIGGTETRMGEVGRDGRAIITPRGYQRKYLY; this is encoded by the coding sequence TTGCCATCGCGCGGTGAGGGGCGGGGTGTCCTCTACGTGGTCGGGCTCGGCCCCGGCTCGCCCGACCACATGACCGGGAGGGCCATCGCCGCGCTGGAGGAGGCGGAGTACGTGATCGGGAACGACTCGTACCTCGCGCTCGTCGAGCCGCTCATCAGGGGGAAGACCGTCATCAGGAGCTCGATGGGCAGGGAGGTCGAGCGGGCACGGCAGGCCGTCGCGCTCGCGAGGGAGAGCGTGGTCGCGGTGGTGAGCGGGGGCGACCCCGGTGTGTACGGGATGGCGGGGATCGTCCTCGAGGTTGCCGAGCGGTCGGAGTATCCCGTGAGGGTGGAGGTTATCCCGGGGGTCACGGCAGCGACCGCGGCCGCGTCGCTCCTAGGATCCCCTCTCTCGGGGGACTTTGCGGTCGTCAGCCTCTCCGACCTCCTCACCCCGCCCGAGGTGATCGAGGAGAGGCTCAAGTGCGCGTTCTCGATGGGCGTCCCCGTCGTCCTCTACAACCCCCGCAGCAGGGGAAGGCCGCACAACTTCGCCCGGGCAATCGAGATCGCGTCGCGCTACCGCGACCCCTCGACACCGGTCGGGATCGTGAGGAACGCGTACCGCGAGGGGGAGACCGTCACCGTCACGACGCTCGGGGACGCAATGAAGTACGAGGGCGATATCGACATGCACACCACGGTCATCATCGGCGGGACCGAGACGAGGATGGGGGAGGTGGGGAGGGATGGGAGAGCCATCATCACCCCGCGGGGATACCAGAGAAAGTACCTATACTGA
- the cbiG gene encoding cobalt-precorrin 5A hydrolase has product MSGKVISLSRFLDAAARIAGFLGGEVVPYSPDAFARAFRESEWIVAVMSTGIATRSVAPLLRDKWEDPAVVVVDPDLTFAIPLVGGHHGANEIARKLSGLGALPVITTATERAGRESVEAIAARLDCRIINRESTTPVNAAILDGPVPLHAVSGPAVVIAGPRVTVLFRKGEYSVGIGCRRGTAARDVQSALESAFEAAGIGKDEVGVYASTARKSHEQGIIGGVRALGGTLVFLDDQVLAAFPPRSPSRAGRVGLAGVAEPAALAVSERKELVMEKRVFGGVTVAIAR; this is encoded by the coding sequence ATGAGCGGGAAGGTCATCTCTCTCTCGAGGTTCCTCGACGCAGCGGCGAGGATCGCGGGGTTTCTCGGCGGCGAGGTGGTCCCCTACTCGCCCGATGCTTTCGCGCGCGCATTCCGGGAGTCGGAGTGGATCGTCGCGGTGATGTCGACGGGCATCGCGACGCGGTCTGTTGCGCCCCTCCTCCGCGACAAGTGGGAGGACCCGGCAGTCGTGGTCGTGGACCCCGACCTCACCTTCGCGATCCCCCTCGTCGGCGGCCACCACGGCGCAAACGAGATCGCGCGGAAGCTCTCGGGGCTCGGCGCACTCCCGGTCATCACCACCGCGACGGAGAGGGCCGGGAGGGAATCCGTCGAGGCGATTGCCGCCCGCCTGGACTGCCGCATCATCAACCGGGAATCGACGACACCCGTCAACGCCGCGATCCTCGACGGCCCCGTCCCGCTCCACGCGGTAAGCGGGCCGGCGGTGGTGATCGCGGGACCGCGCGTCACCGTCCTCTTCCGGAAGGGCGAGTACTCCGTGGGGATAGGGTGCAGGAGGGGGACGGCCGCACGTGACGTGCAGTCGGCCCTCGAGAGCGCGTTCGAGGCGGCCGGGATCGGGAAGGACGAGGTCGGGGTATACGCCTCGACCGCGCGGAAGTCCCATGAGCAGGGGATCATCGGCGGGGTGAGGGCCCTCGGCGGGACGCTCGTCTTCCTCGACGATCAGGTTCTCGCCGCGTTCCCGCCGCGGTCGCCCTCGCGGGCAGGAAGGGTGGGTCTCGCCGGGGTCGCGGAGCCTGCTGCGCTCGCGGTCTCCGAGAGAAAGGAGCTCGTCATGGAGAAGAGGGTGTTCGGGGGGGTGACCGTTGCCATCGCGCGGTGA
- a CDS encoding cobalt-precorrin-4/precorrin-4 C(11)-methyltransferase, whose protein sequence is MARVFFVGAGPGDPDLITVKGLTLLREADVLVYTGSLVNPRLVEASRAPVKIDSHGMTLEEICGILVSHAREGEKVVRLHSGDPSLYGAIVEQIEILSAAGVDCEIVPGVSSLFAAAAALKIQLTLGGVAETLIVTRPAGATLERDEIPGLSEHRATLVFFLGTGHLEEITSRVRCPPDTPAAVVYHASWDDEVVVRGTVADIAKKARDAGITKTALLVVGGVLDPASSGHRRSHLYS, encoded by the coding sequence ATGGCGAGGGTCTTCTTCGTCGGGGCGGGCCCGGGCGACCCTGACCTGATCACGGTGAAGGGGCTCACCCTCCTCCGGGAGGCTGACGTCCTCGTCTACACCGGGTCGCTCGTCAACCCGCGGCTCGTGGAGGCTTCCCGCGCCCCCGTGAAGATCGACAGCCACGGGATGACGCTCGAGGAGATCTGCGGGATCCTCGTCTCCCACGCGAGGGAGGGGGAGAAGGTCGTGCGCCTCCACTCGGGGGACCCCTCGCTCTATGGCGCGATCGTGGAACAGATCGAGATCCTCTCCGCGGCGGGCGTGGACTGCGAGATCGTGCCCGGGGTGTCCTCGCTCTTCGCCGCCGCGGCTGCCCTGAAGATCCAGCTCACGCTCGGCGGCGTCGCAGAGACCCTCATCGTGACGCGCCCGGCAGGCGCGACCCTCGAGAGAGACGAGATCCCCGGGCTCTCCGAACACAGGGCGACCCTCGTCTTCTTCCTCGGGACCGGGCACCTCGAGGAGATCACATCGAGGGTCCGGTGTCCCCCGGATACCCCTGCCGCAGTCGTGTACCACGCGAGCTGGGACGACGAGGTCGTCGTCCGGGGGACCGTCGCGGACATCGCGAAGAAGGCGAGGGACGCCGGGATAACGAAGACCGCCCTCCTCGTCGTCGGCGGCGTCCTCGACCCGGCGTCGTCCGGGCACAGGAGGTCGCACCTGTACTCATGA
- a CDS encoding cobalt-factor II C(20)-methyltransferase has translation MLIGLGLGPGDPELLTLRAVRLLREADAVYVPGRLAHSLVSPYRDAEVLEFPMTEDPAAVRACMERNAERIAPVASSGTAVLALLGDPNFFSTFSRLCEVVREKYPGIECRTEPGISAITAFAAAAGIALSEGFCVSDGGTPRHRVLLKVRRPRETAEALAREGFSRFVLVERMFLPDMRVFREGDLPEQSDYMSVLYAER, from the coding sequence GTGCTGATCGGCCTGGGGCTCGGTCCCGGCGACCCCGAACTCCTCACCCTCCGGGCCGTGCGCCTCCTGCGGGAGGCAGACGCCGTCTACGTCCCCGGGAGACTCGCCCACTCCCTCGTGTCGCCCTACAGGGACGCCGAGGTCCTCGAGTTCCCCATGACAGAAGACCCTGCCGCGGTGAGGGCATGCATGGAGAGGAACGCGGAGAGGATCGCGCCCGTCGCCTCGAGCGGGACCGCGGTGCTCGCGCTCCTCGGCGACCCGAACTTCTTCTCGACGTTCTCCCGGCTCTGCGAGGTCGTGCGGGAGAAGTACCCGGGGATAGAGTGCCGGACGGAACCGGGGATCAGCGCGATCACGGCGTTTGCGGCGGCGGCGGGGATCGCGCTCTCCGAGGGCTTCTGCGTCTCCGACGGCGGCACGCCGCGGCACAGGGTGCTCCTCAAGGTCAGGAGGCCGAGGGAAACTGCAGAAGCCCTCGCGCGCGAGGGCTTCTCCCGGTTCGTCCTCGTGGAGAGGATGTTCCTCCCCGACATGCGCGTGTTCAGGGAGGGGGATCTCCCGGAGCAGAGCGATTACATGAGCGTCCTCTACGCGGAGCGGTGA
- a CDS encoding methyltransferase domain-containing protein, giving the protein MGLPGGPTKDEVMAISLSKLDLRPSDLFMDIGCGTGKVAVHAAPRVRKVIAIDVRGEAIAHAREAAARAGVSNIEFHAGNAADLIPSLPPPNAAFLGGSREIERILPLLAGLKVRAIVVNAVKIETVARAISLMEELGIYREAVLVQVAHAAPLDGGHIWRPANPVAVISGGVSPC; this is encoded by the coding sequence ATGGGACTTCCCGGCGGGCCGACGAAGGACGAGGTGATGGCGATCTCGCTCTCGAAGCTCGACCTCCGGCCCTCGGACCTCTTCATGGACATCGGGTGCGGCACCGGGAAGGTCGCGGTCCACGCGGCGCCGAGGGTGAGAAAGGTCATCGCGATCGATGTCCGGGGCGAGGCCATCGCGCACGCGCGGGAGGCGGCGGCGAGGGCAGGGGTCTCGAACATCGAGTTCCACGCGGGGAACGCGGCAGACCTCATCCCCTCGCTCCCTCCCCCCAACGCCGCGTTCCTCGGCGGTTCGCGGGAGATCGAGCGGATCCTCCCCCTGCTCGCCGGGCTGAAGGTCCGGGCGATCGTCGTCAACGCGGTGAAGATAGAGACCGTCGCGAGGGCGATCTCCCTTATGGAGGAACTCGGGATATACAGGGAGGCCGTCCTCGTCCAAGTGGCGCACGCGGCTCCGCTCGACGGCGGCCATATCTGGAGACCGGCCAATCCCGTGGCCGTCATCTCCGGGGGGGTGTCCCCGTGCTGA
- the cobA gene encoding uroporphyrinogen-III C-methyltransferase produces MKEGKVYLVGSGPGGLGLLTVRAKQVIDEADVILHDQLPGSEILAALPEGAEKIDCGKFGGMHTLEQREIERIMVERALEGKKVVRLKGGDPFLFGRGGEELEVLRAHNIPVEVVPGVTSAIAVPAAAGIPVTHRKYASSVTILTGHEDPRKEGSAIDWESLARNRGTLVILMGVRNLPWIASTLVAHGRDPETPVAVIERGMRPDMRVTTGTLATIGAIAEERGVRPPAVIIAGEVVRLYREGDPPLVLPETQAGDPAGEFLP; encoded by the coding sequence ATGAAGGAAGGGAAGGTGTACCTCGTCGGCTCGGGGCCGGGGGGACTTGGACTGCTCACGGTCCGCGCAAAGCAGGTCATCGACGAGGCGGACGTGATCCTCCACGACCAACTCCCCGGGAGCGAGATCCTTGCCGCGCTCCCGGAGGGGGCAGAAAAGATAGACTGCGGGAAGTTCGGCGGGATGCACACGCTCGAGCAGCGCGAGATCGAGAGGATAATGGTCGAGCGGGCGCTCGAGGGGAAGAAGGTCGTCCGCCTCAAGGGTGGCGATCCCTTCCTCTTCGGGAGGGGGGGTGAGGAACTCGAGGTCCTGCGGGCGCACAACATCCCCGTCGAGGTCGTCCCGGGCGTGACGAGCGCGATCGCCGTCCCCGCTGCCGCGGGGATTCCCGTGACGCACAGGAAGTACGCGTCCTCGGTGACGATCCTCACGGGGCACGAGGACCCACGCAAGGAGGGTTCCGCGATAGACTGGGAGAGCCTCGCGCGGAACAGGGGAACTCTCGTCATCCTCATGGGCGTCCGCAACCTGCCGTGGATCGCGTCGACCCTCGTTGCACACGGCCGGGACCCGGAGACACCCGTCGCCGTCATCGAGAGGGGGATGCGGCCGGACATGAGGGTCACCACGGGGACGCTCGCGACGATCGGGGCGATCGCGGAGGAGCGCGGGGTGAGACCGCCGGCGGTCATCATCGCGGGGGAAGTCGTCAGGCTCTACCGGGAGGGCGATCCCCCCCTCGTCCTGCCGGAGACCCAGGCGGGGGATCCCGCGGGTGAATTCCTCCCCTGA
- the hemC gene encoding hydroxymethylbilane synthase has product MSLRIGTRGSALALAQAERVIARLAEQGVEATRVIVQTLGDSVTGVPLHEIGGQGVFVRALDDAILRGDIDAAVHSAKDIPAKRPEGLVTCAVLERDSPADFLVHEVPLEEVRVVGTSSTRRRAQLLRHYPHLEIHPLRGNVDTRLRRLREGRFDAVVLAEAGLQRLGLTLPGTRLPPEVFVPSPNQGTVAVVCREGETADELAAILDHAPTRRDTAAERVAMEEIGGGCYTPLGIYCRDGYMYAEVLSLSGDRAARREGPCPDASSAHLLARDLRAEAAQLIREAHERLGVRE; this is encoded by the coding sequence ATGTCTCTCCGGATAGGGACCCGCGGGAGCGCGCTCGCTCTCGCCCAGGCGGAGAGGGTGATCGCGCGCCTCGCGGAACAGGGAGTCGAGGCCACGAGGGTCATCGTCCAGACGCTCGGCGACTCCGTCACGGGGGTTCCCCTCCACGAGATCGGGGGACAGGGCGTCTTTGTCCGCGCCCTCGACGATGCCATCCTCCGGGGCGATATCGACGCCGCGGTCCACAGCGCAAAGGACATCCCCGCGAAAAGGCCGGAAGGGCTTGTCACCTGCGCCGTCCTCGAACGCGACTCCCCCGCGGACTTCCTCGTCCACGAGGTCCCGCTCGAGGAGGTGAGGGTCGTGGGGACGTCGAGCACGCGGAGGAGGGCACAGCTCTTGAGGCACTACCCCCACCTCGAGATCCACCCGCTCCGCGGGAACGTGGATACCCGCCTGCGCAGGCTCCGCGAGGGGCGGTTCGACGCGGTCGTCCTCGCCGAGGCGGGTCTCCAGCGGCTGGGACTCACGCTCCCGGGGACGCGCCTCCCCCCCGAGGTCTTCGTCCCGTCGCCGAACCAGGGGACCGTCGCCGTCGTCTGCAGGGAGGGGGAGACCGCGGACGAGCTCGCGGCTATCCTCGACCACGCGCCCACCCGGAGGGACACCGCGGCCGAGCGGGTCGCAATGGAGGAGATCGGCGGGGGATGCTACACCCCGCTCGGGATATACTGCAGGGACGGCTACATGTACGCAGAGGTCCTCTCGCTCTCGGGGGACAGGGCAGCGCGGAGGGAGGGACCCTGCCCGGACGCGTCATCCGCCCACCTCCTCGCGCGGGACCTCCGGGCAGAGGCCGCGCAGCTCATCAGGGAAGCACACGAGAGGCTTGGGGTGAGAGAATGA
- the hemL gene encoding glutamate-1-semialdehyde 2,1-aminomutase, which produces MRSSEYFEMARSLIPGGVSSPVRAISPYPFYTAKASGSRLRTVDGRDLIDCCMGYGPLLLGHAHPEVRAAIEAQLADGWLYGTPTPLEVEFAKVLCRDHPGMDMVRFVSSGSEATMAAIRLARGYTGKKDIVKVEGGFHGAHDAVLVKAGSGAMTLGIPDSAGVLPEVAAHTLQVPYNDAEALETLLSRNGDVAAFIVEPVMGNVGPILPQEGYLQEVRRITRDHGVLLVFDEVITGYRVGIGGAQRRWGVVPDITTLGKIVGGGVPIGVFGGRREIMEMVAPQGPVYNAGTFSGNPLSLAAGLATVRWIHNHPGIYRDLREKMEAIRDTVVDLGKGSFVCLGSMFALFFRDRPPRDYRQAKECDTRAFWLFWEKMLESGIFLPPSQFETNFLSVAHSWADVEAICTAYRRCLSG; this is translated from the coding sequence ATGAGGAGCAGTGAGTACTTCGAGATGGCGCGGTCCCTCATCCCGGGCGGCGTGAGCAGCCCCGTCAGGGCGATCTCCCCCTACCCCTTCTACACCGCGAAGGCCTCGGGGTCGCGGCTCCGCACAGTGGACGGCAGGGACCTCATCGACTGCTGCATGGGGTACGGTCCCCTCCTCCTCGGCCACGCGCACCCCGAGGTCCGCGCCGCCATCGAGGCACAGCTCGCGGACGGGTGGCTGTACGGGACGCCCACGCCACTGGAAGTCGAATTCGCGAAGGTTCTCTGCCGCGACCACCCGGGCATGGACATGGTCAGGTTCGTCTCGAGCGGCTCGGAGGCGACGATGGCCGCGATACGCCTCGCGAGGGGATACACCGGGAAGAAGGACATCGTGAAGGTCGAGGGGGGATTCCACGGCGCCCACGACGCGGTCCTCGTGAAGGCGGGGTCCGGTGCGATGACGCTCGGGATCCCCGACTCCGCGGGTGTCCTCCCTGAGGTCGCGGCCCACACCCTCCAGGTCCCCTACAACGACGCGGAGGCACTCGAGACCCTCCTCTCCCGAAACGGCGACGTCGCCGCCTTCATCGTCGAGCCCGTGATGGGGAACGTGGGGCCGATCCTCCCGCAGGAAGGATACCTCCAAGAAGTGCGCAGGATCACGAGGGACCACGGTGTCCTCCTCGTCTTCGACGAGGTGATCACGGGGTACCGCGTGGGGATCGGGGGTGCGCAGAGACGGTGGGGCGTCGTCCCTGACATCACGACGCTCGGGAAGATCGTGGGGGGTGGCGTTCCCATCGGCGTGTTCGGGGGGAGGAGAGAGATCATGGAGATGGTCGCGCCGCAGGGCCCCGTGTACAATGCCGGGACGTTCTCAGGGAATCCCCTCTCCCTCGCCGCGGGGCTCGCGACGGTCCGGTGGATCCACAACCACCCCGGGATATACAGGGATCTCCGGGAGAAAATGGAGGCGATTCGCGATACCGTGGTCGACCTCGGCAAGGGGTCGTTCGTGTGCCTCGGTTCCATGTTCGCGCTCTTCTTCAGGGACAGGCCCCCGCGCGATTACCGGCAGGCAAAGGAGTGCGACACGAGGGCGTTTTGGCTCTTCTGGGAGAAGATGCTCGAGTCCGGGATCTTCCTCCCGCCCTCGCAGTTCGAGACGAACTTCCTCTCCGTGGCGCACAGCTGGGCGGACGTAGAGGCAATCTGCACGGCGTACAGGAGATGTCTCTCCGGATAG
- the hemB gene encoding porphobilinogen synthase produces the protein MFPKRRMRRLRSGIIRPLLSETALRKLDLVAPVFFDETTRERKGIPSMPGQFRYPLAEAAEVAGDLWDAGIRAVLLFGIPAVKDRNASSAFAQDGVVQRAVRAIKDAVPGILVATDVCACEYTDHGHCGIVGEGRHGPDLLNDASLELMNRIALSHAESGADVVAPSCMLDGVVQSVRSALDGAGFADVAIMSYSTKFASALYGPFRDAAESGCRFGDRSTYQVPPGNFREAILESVLDFDEGADILMVKPAGYYLDVLAAVRTLGIPVAAYHVSGEYAMVKAAAARGWIRERDVVIETLTCLKRAGADLIITYYARDVAGWLDEEQ, from the coding sequence TTGTTTCCCAAGAGAAGAATGAGGAGGCTCCGGTCCGGGATCATCCGGCCGCTCCTCTCCGAGACAGCGCTCCGGAAGCTCGACCTCGTCGCACCTGTCTTCTTCGACGAGACCACCCGGGAGAGGAAGGGCATCCCGTCGATGCCGGGGCAGTTCCGCTATCCCCTCGCCGAGGCGGCGGAGGTCGCGGGGGACCTTTGGGATGCCGGCATCCGGGCAGTCCTCCTCTTCGGCATCCCGGCCGTGAAGGACAGGAACGCGTCTTCCGCGTTCGCGCAGGACGGGGTCGTCCAGAGGGCCGTCAGGGCTATCAAGGACGCGGTCCCTGGGATCCTCGTCGCCACCGACGTGTGCGCGTGCGAGTACACCGACCACGGCCACTGCGGCATCGTGGGCGAAGGTCGGCACGGTCCTGACCTCCTCAACGACGCCTCCCTCGAGCTGATGAACAGGATCGCCCTCTCGCACGCGGAGAGCGGCGCGGACGTCGTCGCACCCTCGTGCATGCTGGACGGCGTCGTCCAGTCCGTGAGGTCGGCGCTCGACGGTGCGGGTTTCGCGGACGTCGCGATCATGTCCTACTCCACGAAATTCGCGAGTGCCCTCTACGGACCGTTCCGCGACGCGGCCGAGAGCGGCTGCCGGTTCGGTGATAGGTCAACGTACCAGGTCCCGCCCGGGAACTTCCGCGAGGCGATCCTCGAGTCAGTCCTCGACTTCGACGAGGGTGCAGACATCCTCATGGTGAAGCCCGCCGGGTATTACCTCGACGTCCTTGCTGCGGTACGGACACTCGGCATCCCGGTCGCCGCGTACCACGTCAGCGGGGAGTACGCGATGGTCAAGGCGGCCGCTGCTCGGGGGTGGATCAGAGAGAGGGACGTCGTCATCGAGACCCTCACGTGCTTGAAGAGGGCAGGGGCAGACCTCATCATCACCTACTATGCGAGGGACGTCGCGGGGTGGCTCGATGAGGAGCAGTGA
- the hemA gene encoding glutamyl-tRNA reductase, with the protein MVADCSEVPGLTGRGDSALHVPVAVAGISHHTATADILEKMRFPDERVFFERARGLFAGVVLLQTCNRVEVIVHGDAGALSSFLDEAGWKGYYLYSGTQALRHLLELACGMDSMIVGEDQILGQLKTALHKAMEAGCAGPVLELCIHKAVHVGTEARRRTQINRGAVSVGSAAVQLAEERLGTLEGKHILVIGSGEMGQLVARALAAKNLTAIYVANRTYARAERLAEKVGGRAIRFDELSHYMTLSDVVISCTSAPHPVIHCDQLERVMAARCWPNEDGPRPLVIIDIAQPRDVEEDAGKIRGVSLFTIDDLREINERTMDSRRSEARKVRELIEEELVRFVKLLNSRSADEVIAALHTWAEEIRLRERDRALSRIGRADERTREIIDDLSRVLARKLLSDMTASIRLSAEGGDLGLARSLVAAITRGERLCFPREE; encoded by the coding sequence ATGGTCGCTGATTGCAGTGAGGTACCTGGATTGACTGGTCGCGGGGACAGCGCGCTGCACGTCCCCGTCGCTGTCGCCGGGATAAGCCACCACACGGCGACGGCCGACATCCTCGAGAAGATGCGCTTTCCCGACGAGAGGGTATTCTTCGAGAGGGCAAGGGGACTGTTCGCCGGCGTCGTCCTCCTCCAGACCTGCAACAGGGTCGAGGTCATCGTCCACGGCGACGCGGGGGCACTCTCCTCGTTCCTCGACGAGGCCGGCTGGAAGGGCTATTACCTCTACTCCGGCACGCAAGCCCTCCGCCACCTCCTCGAGCTTGCGTGCGGGATGGACTCGATGATCGTCGGGGAAGACCAGATCCTCGGCCAGTTGAAAACGGCGCTCCACAAGGCGATGGAGGCGGGGTGCGCGGGACCTGTCCTTGAGCTCTGCATCCACAAGGCCGTGCACGTGGGGACGGAGGCACGCCGCAGGACGCAGATCAACCGCGGCGCGGTCTCGGTCGGTTCGGCCGCAGTCCAGCTCGCGGAGGAGAGGCTCGGTACCCTCGAGGGGAAACACATCCTCGTGATCGGGTCCGGCGAGATGGGACAGCTCGTGGCGAGAGCTCTCGCCGCCAAGAACCTGACCGCCATCTACGTCGCGAACCGCACGTACGCCCGCGCGGAGCGGCTGGCGGAGAAGGTGGGGGGGAGGGCGATACGGTTCGACGAGCTCTCCCACTACATGACCCTCTCTGACGTCGTGATCTCGTGCACGTCCGCGCCGCACCCTGTCATCCACTGCGACCAGCTCGAGCGGGTCATGGCAGCACGCTGCTGGCCGAACGAGGATGGGCCCAGACCCCTCGTCATCATCGACATCGCGCAGCCGCGGGACGTGGAGGAAGACGCGGGGAAGATCCGCGGCGTCTCGCTCTTCACGATCGACGACCTCCGCGAGATCAACGAGAGGACGATGGACTCGAGGCGGTCCGAGGCACGGAAAGTGAGAGAGCTCATCGAGGAAGAGCTCGTACGCTTCGTGAAATTGCTGAACAGCAGGTCCGCTGACGAGGTCATCGCCGCGCTCCACACGTGGGCCGAGGAGATCCGCCTCCGCGAGAGGGACAGGGCCCTCTCCCGGATCGGCCGTGCCGACGAGAGGACGCGCGAGATCATCGACGACCTCTCGAGGGTCCTCGCGAGGAAACTCCTCTCGGACATGACGGCTTCAATAAGGCTCTCCGCCGAAGGCGGGGACCTCGGGCTTGCGAGATCACTCGTCGCAGCAATCACAAGGGGTGAGAGACTTTGTTTCCCAAGAGAAGAATGA
- a CDS encoding bifunctional precorrin-2 dehydrogenase/sirohydrochlorin ferrochelatase, with protein sequence MVPLLVDFTGKKVAIFGGGEVGARKAAFFSPEARVVVYSRSFSPALLELPVERVETDLGTLTDESLYSLLEGAFCAVAATPDPVLNNRIGDACRRKNVLFNNAEGETGDILVPSVVRGKNFVLAVSTAGSSPAISRFIREHLEETFPHLDRMVELQERLRKYLREFVPDPSARREILWKVLKDPDVWNAIPRGEAYTWSLIAVRYLD encoded by the coding sequence ATGGTACCGCTCCTCGTGGATTTTACGGGGAAAAAAGTCGCGATATTCGGGGGAGGTGAGGTCGGCGCCCGGAAAGCAGCTTTTTTTTCTCCCGAGGCGAGGGTCGTCGTGTACTCGCGTTCGTTCTCTCCCGCGCTCTTGGAACTCCCGGTGGAGAGGGTCGAAACCGATCTCGGCACGCTCACCGATGAATCCCTGTACTCCCTCCTCGAGGGCGCGTTCTGTGCCGTCGCCGCGACTCCCGATCCCGTCCTCAACAACAGGATCGGGGATGCCTGCAGGAGGAAAAACGTCCTCTTCAACAACGCGGAGGGGGAGACGGGGGATATCCTCGTCCCGTCCGTCGTGAGGGGCAAAAATTTCGTCCTCGCGGTGAGTACTGCCGGTTCGAGCCCCGCGATATCCCGGTTCATCAGGGAACACCTCGAGGAGACGTTCCCCCACCTCGACCGGATGGTAGAGCTCCAGGAACGCCTAAGGAAGTACCTGCGGGAATTCGTGCCCGATCCTTCTGCCCGCAGGGAGATCCTCTGGAAAGTCCTGAAGGATCCGGACGTCTGGAATGCCATCCCCCGCGGGGAGGCGTACACATGGTCGCTGATTGCAGTGAGGTACCTGGATTGA